TTTTGGTTCCGGCTTTATGGCGAAGCCAACACCGGCGGGTGTCCCTGTGGCAATTATGTCGCATGGCTCCAAGGTCATGACTCTGCTTAGGTGGTGAACTATCTCGTAAACGTTGAAAACCATGTTTCTCGTTGTTGAGTCTAGGCAGAGTTCTCCGTCAACCCATGTTCTAATGCGGAGATTGGATGTGTCACGCATTTGGTTTTCCGTTGTTATGCATGGTCCGATAGGCGCGAAGGTGTCGAAGCTTTTGCCCCTTGTCCACTGCCTATCTTTGAACTGGATGTCCCTTGCTGAAACGTCGTTTAAAATTGTGTATCCAAAAATGTGCTTTCGCGCCTCTGAAACTGGAATGTTTTTACCTTTTCGCCCTATCACTATGGCTAGTTCCGCTTCGTAGTCAAGTTCTTTGACAAATTTTGGCTTAACAATATTTTCTTTTGGTCCAATTATTGTTGTGTGGGGCTTAAGAAAGATTATTGGCTCGTCTGGTATTCGAGCATTTTGTTCTGCGGCATGGTCTCTATAGTTTAGCCCTAAGCAGATGATTTTTGGCGGGTGGGCTATGGGTGCCAGAAGCCTTATCCTACTAACAGGCACCAAGTTTTTCTCAATGGCGCGTTTTGAGGCTTCTCTAAGGAGCTTTTCTGCAGTTTTAATGGCCCTTTCTCCCACCGTCACGAAGGCTTCCATTCTATTTGGAAGTCGTCTATGCATGGTTTTGGCGAGGCTTGGCAAGTAGACCACGGTTTTTTCATCGCTGGATAAAACACCGTAACTTTCCCTTTCTCCGTCAAAGTAGCGGACGAGCTTCATTATCAACCCTCTTTCAGCTTGGGATAATGACATTCATTTACTGAAACTTCACTTATTCTCTCCCTTTTTGTGGAGGCGAAAATGTATAAATGTGATTTGAAGAAGAGCATACATCATGCATGTTAAAACAAGAAAACTAGCCATCATAGAGGGCGTAACCGCCGGCACCCTCTTTGGAACTTCAGCCATCTTTATAAGATATCTTCAAAATTTTGATGCTTTTTCCATAGCCTTCTGGCGCTTAACCATCGCTGGCATCGTGCTGGCTGTGATGCTTTTTGGGATTAAAAGAGTTTTCAGCTTTAACCTTATAAAAAAGAATTTGAGAAATCTTTTCATCCTCAGCTTCTTTCTAGGCTTACACTTCATATTTTTCATATCAGCTGTGAAGGATACGACTATCTTAAACGCGACGGTTCTGGTCAACACAACTCCAATTTTCTCCCTGTTTCTCTCAAGTTTCCTCTATAAAGTTAAGCCTTCAAGCCTTGCTGTTTTGGGCATAACATTAGCCTTTATCGGTGTGGGCATTATTGCCCACGCTGAAACTCAAACGACTGGCGCTTCGTTGGATAGCTTTTCTCCCAGACTAAAGGGGGATTTAGAAGCCACATTAGCCGCTGTGCTTGAAGCCTTGTTCCTCACCTACGGAAGGAAGATAAGGAGTCAAATGGACACAATCTCCACAATGCTTCCCATATATTTCCTAGCAGCGATGATGGTGGGCGTCTTAGGATTGGCTTTTGTAAACAAAACTTTAGAATTGCCAACAACTATGGAAAGCCTTCTCCCACTGATAGGGTTGGGCGTTTTGCCAACGGCAGTGGCCCGCACCTTGGCATTTTCTTCTCTGTCAAACCTGAAATCTTTTGAAACTGCAACTATGGCTTTACTTGAGCCATTAGGGGCAACAGTCCTAGGCATAGTGCTTTTCGGCGAATTGCCCATCCCAATTTTTATGGTAGGAACCGCATTAATATTAGCTGGAATAGTGTTCGTTTCTAGAGGGGAAAGCTGAAAGCTTTTACGAAACAGATAAAAAGCTTCATAATATATTGTGCAGAAAGCGAGCTGAAATCTATGGCGTCTAACGACAAAATATTGAAGGCTTTGGAATCCGCGACCAACTACTTGGAAAAATCGATTTCAGCATTGAGCTGCAGGGATGAAAACTCCTTTAAAGAACATTTTTGGCACGTGGCTGCCGAGCTAGAATACGCCATTTTCATGTTTTCCCTAACTTTTCAAGAAGAAAATGCTGACAAATCCAAATGGAAGCCAAACCCAGACATAAAAAAGGATGATATCCACAACGTTTTGGCCGAGGTTCACAGTTTGTTAGGTAATGCTAAAAGGCTTTTGCTAAGCGGCAAGGTTTTAGATGCGTATAAAGACGTTTATGTGGCGAGGCACTGCGTTTTCGTTATTGAAGAGAATCTTGCAAAGAAAAAGCGTGAACGCTTCAAAGCGAAGTAGGCTACTCTTCTGGCAGCTTTCGCCCCTTAACCTTTAAGGCGCCTTCTTCCCAGCTTATAACCCTATAATAGTCTTTGAGCTCGTTCTTGTGCAGAAACTTTTTCAGGAGCACCCTCAAATACTGTTTTGAAAGGTTTTTCTCTTCGCCTCTTACAACGATTTCGTTTGTTAGGGTTTTCACTTCAACGTTTGTCTTTTCCTTCAAGAATTCTGCAAGCTCCTTTACAACATCCCCGCCTTCAGCCTTAAGTTCTGATATGTCAACTTTTATTTCAACCATCTCGTCTCCACCTCCATCCAGCCTACTTTCTAACCATTATAACCCTTACTTGGTCGCATGCATCCTCACACGCGTCTGCAATCATCTCTAAGGCTTCAAAAAGCTGACCAATTAGGACGGCAACCCCAGCCCTTTGCAAGTTCTCCTTTCCCAATAGTATCCTCGCCTCCTCGTGTAAGTCGTCAACCTTTTCTTCCTCCCTTTCCACAGCGTCTGCCGCCTGAAGAGCTTCTTCCGGCTTCGTTAATATTTTGTTTATGCACTTTTGAAGCAGTATGGCACATTCTTTTACGCCCTTTGCCATTTCCACAAACCCTTTCTTGATGGAGGCAGGCACATGCTCCATAGGCGTAGCCATTAAAACCCTTGTTGATTCTCTGCTCCAGTCTGCAACCATGTCCACCCTTTTAACAAGATGCATTATGTCTTCTCTCGCTGTTGGAGGAAGCTCTCCCTTCGAGACTTCATCCATGACTTTCCGGCGTAGGCTATCCGCATCTCTCTCGCCGCTGGCAATTCTTTCCACACAGTTTCGCAACTCTTTTGAGTCTCCGTTCACCGCTGCCTTAACGGCTTTTTCTAAATCCTCAACTATACTTGTTGTTATGGCTAGGTGCTGCTGTATCATTGTTAGAGCTTTTGTCTCCCTACGCTTTTCAAACCATTTTATTAGTTCACTCAACAGCCAACTCCTCCCTCAAGCCCAGCTCCGGATAAGCGAACAAGTGGGCGTTTTCTGGTTGGAAACTTAAGGTAACTTTCTCCCCTATATTAAACCATTCACAAGCCATTGAGGGGGTAACAACAACCACCAAATCCTGATTTTCAAGCCTAACCTCATACCTTACATTTGTTCCTTCAAAGGCTAACCTTTCAACCACGCCTAACATGGCGTTTTCATCAGTGCCTTTCCCCCTCTTTATGGTGAAAGTTTCAGGTCTGATAGCCAAGACCACCCTTTCGCCTTTACTTATGCCTTTATTGACTGCTTGGACTTTTAAGCCACCACGAAGCTCAATAACAGCCATCCGCCCCCTAGTTTCAGCTATGAAGCCTTCCAAAAAGTTTGAGCCTCCAATAAAGTTCGCCACAAAAATGCTCTGCGGATTCATGTAAAGCTCCTGCGGCGTCCCCACCTGTAGGACCTTTCCCTTCTTCATAACAGCTATCCTGTCCGATATTGCCATAGCCTCTGACTGGTCGTGAGTCACATGGATGGCGGTTAACTCCAAATCCTTAGTCATGCGCCTAATCTCATACCTAAGCTCGTTTCTAACCTTAGCGTCCAAATGCCCCAAAGGCTCATCTAAGAGCAACAGTTTTGCACCAGCGGCGAGTGCCCTCGCAACAGCTATTCTCTGCATCATCCCACCACTCAACTCGCTTGGAAAAGCATCTAAACGCTCGTGAAGCCTAACCATCTCCAAAACTTCATGCCCTATCCTTTCGGCCTTCTGCATGTCAAAGCCCTTAACCCTTGGACCATAAGTCACGTTTTCCCAAGCATTCATGTGCGGGAAAAGCGCAAAAGTCTGAAAGACAAAGCCCACATCACGGTCTTCGGGTGGAACATTATTCACAAGCCTATTGCCAATGTATATTTCGCCTTCGTCAGGCTCTATCAATCCAGCAATAAGCCTAAGCAAAGTTGTTTTTCCACATCCGCTCGGTCCAAGAATTGAGAAATACTCCTTATCCTTTATGTGGAGGCTAACGTTGTCAACAGCCACAATTTTTCCAAACTTTTTCGTAACATTAACTAAGCGCACATCTGGCATGCCTAGTACCTTCCCTTGCCCCTAACGATAAGCCTTAAGGCTAATAGGATTATGAAGGAGATTAATATTAAGAAACCGCAACCCAAACCAATCTCCAAAAATTTAACGTCGCTTCCAATTTTCATCCATTCTCTAACCCAATCCACAAGAACCACGGGCGCGGTTTTGAGGTTTGTAACCGCCATGGTGGCACCAGTTTCGCTTACACTTCTCGTGAAGACCATTATGGCGCCAGAAAACATAGAATACTTAGTTAACGGGAATATTATTGTTCTGAAAACGCCTAAAGGTTTAGCTCCTAAAGTCCTTGATGCTTCTTCCAGCTCTATGCTTATCCGCTCAACAGCCGCAGACATAGACCTCACAAAATATGGGTAAGTGATAGCTAAATGGGCAAAAATAAGAAGCCACATGTCTGGTATGAAAGCTAAGGTTTCTTTCCAGAAGAATTTAAGAGAAGCGCCCAAAGCCACTGAAGGCACGATTATAGGGATGTCGACAAGCACGTTTAAGGCTGTCGAGGTTTTACCAAGCCTTTTCCGTGCAACTATTATTGCCATGGGTAAGCCTATAAGAACATTCAAGACTGTTACCACGGCTCCGAGAGAATATGAAAGAACGAGGCTTTGCCAATACTCCCCCCATGGATAAACCCCCAGGAAAGCGTTACGCAATATATCCGTTGATGCGGCTTCGAAGGCTGGAAGGGCCGCAAAAAGCGAGGGAATCAGCACAACAATAAAGAAGATGAAAAGCGTAATGCCATTTCTGGTTAAAGCCGCTGAAGAATAGCTTATTTTCCTTTCAACAGTCGGCCAAGCCCTTTTAAATGGCAGTTTCAACCTACCTCCGAGAACACGTACCGCAGCAAAAATTAGGCATGAAACAATTATTAGGATGATGCTTGCAAAAACCGTTGAGCCTTCATAAACAGCCCGACTAACCAAAGGCGGTTGAGCTGAAAACGCATTTTTCATGTTTTGAATAAAAACAGGGCCATTTTCGAAAGCGCCGGCAACCATCATTGTGGCACCAGTTTCCGAAATCGACCTAGCAAATGCCAAAATAAAAGCCGCAATCAAGGAAGGCTTTATTATGCCAAAAGTGACGGTTCTAGCGGTTGTAAAGGGCGGCGCACCCAAAGTTCTTGATGCTTGTTCATATTCAATCTTATAGTCTAGCAGGGCGCCGACGATGACTCTTACAACAACAGGGTAAGAAAACGTAAAATGAAGCAACGCAACAAGAAGCCAGCCTGGCGAAACAAGCGAGCCGCCGAAAAACGCTGAAACTCCTTCCGGCCTAAACCAGAAAAGTAAGAGCGAGTAGCCGAGCACAGCCGTCGGCACGATAAAAGGGACGTCTGCAAGCGTGTCCAGAACATTTATCCATTTAGACCTGCTTCTGGCTATAAGCCAAGCCATTGGAATGCCAGCAGCCACATCCAAAATCGAAACCAAAACAGCCATAACAAAGGAATTTTTCACAGCGTCCAATGCCCGATTCATAAGTTGGCTGTCGCCAAAAACCTCCCGCATCGAGCCCCACTTAATTACTATACCTAAAATTGGCGGAATCAAAATTAAGGCGAAAAACAGTATAACAGCAGTTAAATAGACCCCATATTTAACCACAGGCCTTGAGGAGAGCCTATCAAGCTTCTCTACGAATTTTTTTGGCAAATCTATCAGCCTAAATCCAACTCAGCAAACCAGCATGCTTCTTTTCTCATTCTCAAAATTTGCTGATAAGCTTTCCGTATGAGAGCAAATGTTTCATCTTGTTCAATTATGAAAATAAGGAAAATTGTAAAAATTGGGAGATGTTGCCCTTAATTTAACCAATTTTGGGTTTGCGTCTAGTGTAGATTATGGCTGTTGATACTATGGCTATTGCTATGGCTGTTGAGATGCATATAGACATGATTTCGATTGGCAGGTTTGGAAGTGATAGCGGGTTTGATGATGGCGTTCCTTGCCAAATGTTTGTGCTGGTCGCCTTATAGGCAATTGACGCTGAGCCTTGAGCGAGGTTTATTTCTAGGAGGACTCCTGTCTGCTTGTCCCAGCGGTAAGTATGTTGCACATCTCCTTCAGTTATGCTTGCGTAAACGTAGGTTCTGCTTGCTCCAGCGTATGTTCCAGTTGCTTCTCCAGCGATTATTACGCTGCCGTTGGTTACCAGTTGGATGGCGTCTCCGGTTTTCGAGTTTGCTGGGATAATCGCCTGGAAAGGCGCGGTTCCAGAACCGCTTGCAACATCAATAGTATGGGTTTCTGTGTGCTCTGTTCCGTCACTCATGTGCATGGTTATTTTCAAGGTTACGGTTGTCCCGGCAATTGATTTGTACTCTACTTTAACCCATTGAGGCATCTCTGGTGGAGGAGTAGTGCCGCTAACAATGAGTTCATATTTTATCCAGTCGTCAACTTTGACGCCCACTTGTGCTTCTGCATAAGGCTGCCAAATGTTTGTGCTTGTTGCTTTAAAAGTAGCTGACATGGAGCCTTGAGTTAACGTCACTTCCACAATGATTCCTGTTTCCTTGTCCCAGCAGTAGCTGAACTGCATGTCTCCTTGTGTTAGGCTTGCGTAGACAACTGTTCTGCTTGCTCCGGCATAGGTTCCTGTTCTTTCACCAGCGATGGTTATGCTGTTTCCTTCCACCGCTGGAATGATGTCTCCGGTCCTTGAGTTTGCTGGTATAAGCGCTTGGAAAGTCGCGTTTCCATCGCCGCTTGCAACGTCCCATGTCATGATTTCATTCTGTTCTGCGCCGTTGCTGAAGTGTGTTGTCACGCGTAACGTTGCAGCTGTTCCCGCTGCTGATAGACACTCCACTTTAACCCATTGAATAAAATCGCTTGGCAAATTGCTACCTGAAACATATTCGCATTTTATCCAGTCGTCTGTTTTAACGCCTAGCTGCGCCGTAGCGTAAACTGAATCTAAACAGAGCAGAAAAAGGATGATGATTGTTCCCAGAGCAACTGCCTTACTCATAGTGTTGCCTCCATCATCCTCGTTTCACGATCATTGCGGCTATCACAGATGCAACCGCTACGATGGCAACCGATAATATCAGCCACCAGTAGCTTAATATGCCCGTCAAATCTAAACCGCCACCAGCTACGCCACCGCCACCGCTTAAATGCGCTGTCAACTGGTGGTAGCTGTGGTGATATTGCACATAGATTTGGGCGTATCCGCCAGCCTGGCTTATCTGAAAGTCTAGAGGTTGATTGTCCAATGTGACTGTTACAGCCGAAAGGGAGCTTATCATATCTATCGGTACTGTTATGTTAGCTACTCCAGTCGTTCCATCTGGACCTCCAACGTTGACGGTTAAGGACATGCTTGTGGAGTTAAAAACCACGCCAAGCACGGAAGAGTTTGTTGAAACATACATTCTCTTGTTTCGCCACTCAAGCTGCATGCGAATCCAGCCCGCAGGCAAAACAGAGACGAAAGCGTTCAAACCAGTCGCTGCAGCCTCAAGACCATCATCTACGCCGTCACCATCCGTATCCCGCTTCATCGGATTCGTCGAGAAAACTTTGATTTCAACACCGTCGCTGAGCCCGTCTCCATCGGAATCACGGCTAAACATCCCTGTACCATAAGTAATTTCTTCAAGGTTTGTTAATCCATCATCGTCATAGTCCTCATGGACGTCTGTGGGGTTGCATGGATTAAGACAATTCCGAAGTTCGTCCATATCTGATAAGCCGTCTCCGTCGCTGTCTGGATTGGGTGTTATTGGAAGATTTCGATTCAGAAGATATGGAATGAACTTCAAACCTTCAACGTCTGAAAATTGCAGGAAGGCGACTAAAGAACCATCGACTGGCGATGGTGAACCGCAGAAACCCTTACAAATTATTCGCTTGTTGCTCCCATCTACGTTTACAGCGATTATATTGGCGGTGGGTGCCCACTCATACTCGTTGCCATACATTAAAATACCGCTCGATACCTCGGTATAAATCAGCGTTTCGTTGGATACCCAATTAACCCAAAGCGCAATGTTTCCGTCCGCAACAGCAGGAACTCTCGTCGCGTTGGTTCCATCTAAATTAACAACATAGAGACCATCGTAGCTATTTTCGGAGGTTTTGGTTGCTGTGAAAGCTATCTTGTCATTTGAGGGTGCAATCTTCAAACTTGTGATACATCCCTCAAACTCAAGAACCAAAGATGTTTCGTTCATATTAAAGTCGAACTTTTTGATTCGACTGAAATGGACTGTTCTATAGTTCTCCCAATCGTAGAACGAGCCTCTTTCTGTATAAACTAGGAACATGCCGTTTCGTGCAACGTCAATGATAGTTTCGTAAAGTTGATCCTGAACTATGGAGATTCTTTTTATGATTGTTTGGCTTGAACCGTCAAGATTTGCTGAAACTATTTCCACAGAGTCCCTGCCGCTGTTCGCGAAGAAGATTCTTGTTTCATCTGGCGATATGGCGAAACTGCTTCGCATGCGATCACAAATGGCGCCCGGAGTTGAGAATTTATTGATTACTTCCATAGTGCTAGCGTTGATCACTACAACTTTCGTCATATAGAAAGGGCCATAGACTTCCATTTCGCTAACTACTAGCAAAAGTATTCGCCCAGAAGGCGACCACATAATGTGATATGCATTTGGGTTGGGATAGAACCACCAACTACTTTGATTAGTCCGATTAACAAATATATGGTCTGTCCAATAAACCATCCTTGGATTAGCCGTTGTTGTAAGTGCAAGGGCGCTTGGAACATAGAAATTGCTGAGCGTAAACGTTAGAATGACTGCGACAAAGGCGGTTGCTAGGGTTTTGTATTTTTTCAAACTTTTCACCTTGTATAATATCTTACGAAATAATATTTAAAAAAAATTACGCTGCCAAACAACATATACCACATATAGACAAAATATCAAAAGCCAAACTATACATTTCAAACAAAATCTGGCAAAATAATTTCCTTATGTGTCAGTTCGCCCGTCGAGTCATATCATAGCTTATGCCAAAGCTCTATTGACTCTCCAACTCATCATCCAAAAAAGGATGCTTCACCGCCAAATTTAAGGTTTCCCAAACCGCAAACTTTTATCAAGCAAGTCCACAAACTTGAATACGACGAAACAAGGAGTGTAAATTAATGGATGTTTTTGAGGCTATAAAAGGGAGGCGAAGCATCAGAACCTTTAAAGACGTTGACATCTCACAAGAAACCGTTGAAAAACTTGTTGATGCTGCTAGGTGGGCTCCCTCCGCGGGAAATATTCAGCCATGGGAGTTCATAATTGTCCGCAGTCCAGAAACTAAAAGACGTTTGGCTGAAGCTGCATTAGGGCAATCGTTTATCGAAGAGGCGCCGGTCGTAATTGTTGTATGTGCTGATGAGGAGCGTTCTGCAAGAGGCTATGGTACACGCGGAAGAACACTGTACTGCATACAGGACACCGCCGCTGCGATACAAAACATTCACCTGGCAGCCTACGCCATGGGCCTAGGCACATGCTGGGTTGGAGCCTTCAGAGAAGACGAAGCAAGAAAAATCCTAAAAATTCCAGAGGGTGTAAGACCCGTAGCCATAATCCCAGTCGGCTACCCGGCTGAGTCTCCTTCACCGAGGAGTAGGCGGCCCCTAAAGCAGATAATTCATTATGAAAAGTTTTAGGAGAAGTGTAAAGATTTTGAAAATGCGAAGCTACTATTTGGGCGAATTAACAT
This sequence is a window from Candidatus Bathyarchaeia archaeon. Protein-coding genes within it:
- a CDS encoding fumarylacetoacetate hydrolase family protein, with product MKLVRYFDGERESYGVLSSDEKTVVYLPSLAKTMHRRLPNRMEAFVTVGERAIKTAEKLLREASKRAIEKNLVPVSRIRLLAPIAHPPKIICLGLNYRDHAAEQNARIPDEPIIFLKPHTTIIGPKENIVKPKFVKELDYEAELAIVIGRKGKNIPVSEARKHIFGYTILNDVSARDIQFKDRQWTRGKSFDTFAPIGPCITTENQMRDTSNLRIRTWVDGELCLDSTTRNMVFNVYEIVHHLSRVMTLEPCDIIATGTPAGVGFAIKPEPKFLKPGSTVMVEIERIGVLENMVVEEG
- a CDS encoding DMT family transporter, which translates into the protein MHVKTRKLAIIEGVTAGTLFGTSAIFIRYLQNFDAFSIAFWRLTIAGIVLAVMLFGIKRVFSFNLIKKNLRNLFILSFFLGLHFIFFISAVKDTTILNATVLVNTTPIFSLFLSSFLYKVKPSSLAVLGITLAFIGVGIIAHAETQTTGASLDSFSPRLKGDLEATLAAVLEALFLTYGRKIRSQMDTISTMLPIYFLAAMMVGVLGLAFVNKTLELPTTMESLLPLIGLGVLPTAVARTLAFSSLSNLKSFETATMALLEPLGATVLGIVLFGELPIPIFMVGTALILAGIVFVSRGES
- a CDS encoding 60S ribosomal protein L22, encoding MVEIKVDISELKAEGGDVVKELAEFLKEKTNVEVKTLTNEIVVRGEEKNLSKQYLRVLLKKFLHKNELKDYYRVISWEEGALKVKGRKLPEE
- a CDS encoding DUF47 family protein; its protein translation is MSELIKWFEKRRETKALTMIQQHLAITTSIVEDLEKAVKAAVNGDSKELRNCVERIASGERDADSLRRKVMDEVSKGELPPTAREDIMHLVKRVDMVADWSRESTRVLMATPMEHVPASIKKGFVEMAKGVKECAILLQKCINKILTKPEEALQAADAVEREEEKVDDLHEEARILLGKENLQRAGVAVLIGQLFEALEMIADACEDACDQVRVIMVRK
- a CDS encoding ABC transporter ATP-binding protein, with product MPDVRLVNVTKKFGKIVAVDNVSLHIKDKEYFSILGPSGCGKTTLLRLIAGLIEPDEGEIYIGNRLVNNVPPEDRDVGFVFQTFALFPHMNAWENVTYGPRVKGFDMQKAERIGHEVLEMVRLHERLDAFPSELSGGMMQRIAVARALAAGAKLLLLDEPLGHLDAKVRNELRYEIRRMTKDLELTAIHVTHDQSEAMAISDRIAVMKKGKVLQVGTPQELYMNPQSIFVANFIGGSNFLEGFIAETRGRMAVIELRGGLKVQAVNKGISKGERVVLAIRPETFTIKRGKGTDENAMLGVVERLAFEGTNVRYEVRLENQDLVVVVTPSMACEWFNIGEKVTLSFQPENAHLFAYPELGLREELAVE
- a CDS encoding ABC transporter permease subunit — translated: MPKKFVEKLDRLSSRPVVKYGVYLTAVILFFALILIPPILGIVIKWGSMREVFGDSQLMNRALDAVKNSFVMAVLVSILDVAAGIPMAWLIARSRSKWINVLDTLADVPFIVPTAVLGYSLLLFWFRPEGVSAFFGGSLVSPGWLLVALLHFTFSYPVVVRVIVGALLDYKIEYEQASRTLGAPPFTTARTVTFGIIKPSLIAAFILAFARSISETGATMMVAGAFENGPVFIQNMKNAFSAQPPLVSRAVYEGSTVFASIILIIVSCLIFAAVRVLGGRLKLPFKRAWPTVERKISYSSAALTRNGITLFIFFIVVLIPSLFAALPAFEAASTDILRNAFLGVYPWGEYWQSLVLSYSLGAVVTVLNVLIGLPMAIIVARKRLGKTSTALNVLVDIPIIVPSVALGASLKFFWKETLAFIPDMWLLIFAHLAITYPYFVRSMSAAVERISIELEEASRTLGAKPLGVFRTIIFPLTKYSMFSGAIMVFTRSVSETGATMAVTNLKTAPVVLVDWVREWMKIGSDVKFLEIGLGCGFLILISFIILLALRLIVRGKGRY
- a CDS encoding thrombospondin type 3 repeat-containing protein; translation: MKKYKTLATAFVAVILTFTLSNFYVPSALALTTTANPRMVYWTDHIFVNRTNQSSWWFYPNPNAYHIMWSPSGRILLLVVSEMEVYGPFYMTKVVVINASTMEVINKFSTPGAICDRMRSSFAISPDETRIFFANSGRDSVEIVSANLDGSSQTIIKRISIVQDQLYETIIDVARNGMFLVYTERGSFYDWENYRTVHFSRIKKFDFNMNETSLVLEFEGCITSLKIAPSNDKIAFTATKTSENSYDGLYVVNLDGTNATRVPAVADGNIALWVNWVSNETLIYTEVSSGILMYGNEYEWAPTANIIAVNVDGSNKRIICKGFCGSPSPVDGSLVAFLQFSDVEGLKFIPYLLNRNLPITPNPDSDGDGLSDMDELRNCLNPCNPTDVHEDYDDDGLTNLEEITYGTGMFSRDSDGDGLSDGVEIKVFSTNPMKRDTDGDGVDDGLEAAATGLNAFVSVLPAGWIRMQLEWRNKRMYVSTNSSVLGVVFNSTSMSLTVNVGGPDGTTGVANITVPIDMISSLSAVTVTLDNQPLDFQISQAGGYAQIYVQYHHSYHQLTAHLSGGGGVAGGGLDLTGILSYWWLILSVAIVAVASVIAAMIVKRG
- a CDS encoding nitroreductase family protein — translated: MDVFEAIKGRRSIRTFKDVDISQETVEKLVDAARWAPSAGNIQPWEFIIVRSPETKRRLAEAALGQSFIEEAPVVIVVCADEERSARGYGTRGRTLYCIQDTAAAIQNIHLAAYAMGLGTCWVGAFREDEARKILKIPEGVRPVAIIPVGYPAESPSPRSRRPLKQIIHYEKF